One genomic segment of Pseudonocardia sp. T1-2H includes these proteins:
- the rplF gene encoding 50S ribosomal protein L6, giving the protein MSRIGKLPIAVPSGVDVSIEGRTVTVKGPKGTLSHTVIEPITVEREDDGTVLVKRPDDERKTKAYHGLSRTLVNNLVVGVTSGYEKKLEIHGVGYRVALKGGNLEFALGFSHPVVIEAPEGITFTVESPTRFSVSGIDKQLVGEISANIRKLRKPDPYKGKGVRYSGETIRRKVGKTGK; this is encoded by the coding sequence ATGTCCCGTATCGGGAAGCTGCCGATCGCCGTTCCGTCCGGCGTCGACGTGTCGATCGAGGGCCGCACGGTCACCGTCAAGGGCCCCAAGGGCACCCTGTCGCACACCGTGATCGAGCCGATCACGGTCGAGCGCGAGGACGACGGCACGGTTCTGGTCAAGCGGCCGGACGACGAGCGCAAGACGAAGGCCTACCACGGCCTCTCGCGCACGCTCGTGAACAACCTCGTCGTTGGTGTCACCAGCGGCTACGAGAAGAAGCTCGAGATCCACGGCGTCGGTTACCGCGTCGCGCTGAAGGGCGGGAACCTCGAGTTCGCGCTCGGCTTCAGCCACCCCGTCGTGATCGAGGCGCCGGAGGGCATCACCTTCACGGTGGAGTCGCCCACCCGGTTCTCCGTCTCGGGTATCGACAAGCAGTTGGTCGGGGAGATCTCGGCCAACATCCGGAAGCTGCGCAAGCCCGACCCGTACAAGGGCAAGGGTGTGCGTTACTCCGGCGAGACGATCCGCCGCAAGGTCGGAAAGACGGGTAAGTGA
- the secY gene encoding preprotein translocase subunit SecY: MLSAFRAAFTTPDLRKKILFTLGVVAVYRLGANIPAPGVSYPNVQECIRQVEGGDNSGVYSLINLFSGGALLQLSILALGIMPYITASIIVQLLTVVIPRFEALKKEGQSGQNKLTQYTRYLTIALAILQSTGIVALAERGQLFGNCSLPVIPDDGVFALSVIVVVMTAGTAVVMWLGEQVTERGVGNGMSLLIFASIAHRIPAEGKNILDTAGGLVFAGVCVFGLAIIVSVIFVEQGQRRIPVQYAKRMVGRRMYGGTSTYLPLKVNQAGVIPVIFGSSLLYLPDLISRLIGTSGGGFQQFVQTYLVDQSNWLHILLYVGLIVFFTYFYVGITFNPDERADEMKKFGGFIPGIRPGRPTAEYLNYVLSRITLPGSLYLGIIAVLPNFFLGVTGSGQNQNFPFGGTAVLIMVGVGLDTVKQIESQLMQRNYEGFLR, from the coding sequence GTGCTGAGCGCTTTCCGGGCGGCCTTTACCACGCCCGACCTGCGGAAGAAGATCCTCTTCACGTTGGGCGTCGTCGCCGTCTACCGCCTCGGGGCCAACATCCCGGCCCCGGGCGTCTCGTATCCGAACGTGCAGGAGTGCATCCGGCAGGTCGAGGGCGGGGACAACTCCGGCGTCTACTCGCTGATCAACCTGTTCTCCGGTGGCGCGCTGCTCCAGCTGTCCATCCTCGCGCTCGGGATCATGCCCTACATCACGGCATCGATCATCGTCCAGCTGCTCACCGTGGTCATCCCGCGGTTCGAGGCGCTGAAGAAGGAAGGGCAGTCGGGTCAGAACAAGCTGACCCAGTACACCCGGTACCTGACGATCGCGCTGGCCATCCTGCAGTCCACCGGCATCGTGGCGCTCGCGGAGCGCGGCCAGCTGTTCGGCAACTGCTCGCTGCCCGTCATCCCGGACGACGGGGTGTTCGCGCTCTCCGTGATCGTCGTCGTGATGACCGCGGGCACGGCGGTCGTGATGTGGCTGGGCGAGCAGGTGACCGAGCGCGGCGTCGGCAACGGCATGTCGTTGCTGATCTTCGCCTCGATCGCCCACCGGATCCCGGCCGAGGGCAAGAACATCCTGGACACCGCGGGCGGGCTGGTCTTCGCCGGCGTCTGCGTGTTCGGCCTGGCGATCATCGTCAGCGTCATCTTCGTCGAGCAGGGCCAGCGCCGGATCCCGGTGCAGTACGCCAAGCGGATGGTCGGCCGGCGGATGTACGGCGGCACCTCGACCTACCTGCCGCTCAAGGTGAACCAGGCCGGCGTCATCCCGGTCATCTTCGGCAGCTCCCTGCTGTACCTTCCGGACCTGATCTCCCGCCTCATCGGGACGAGCGGTGGCGGCTTCCAGCAGTTCGTCCAGACCTACCTGGTGGACCAGTCCAACTGGTTGCACATCCTCCTGTACGTCGGGCTGATCGTCTTCTTCACGTACTTCTACGTCGGCATCACGTTCAACCCCGACGAGCGGGCGGACGAGATGAAGAAGTTCGGCGGCTTCATCCCGGGCATCCGGCCGGGCCGGCCCACCGCGGAGTACCTGAACTACGTGCTCAGCCGCATCACGCTGCCCGGATCGCTGTACCTGGGCATCATCGCGGTCCTCCCGAACTTCTTCCTGGGGGTGACCGGCAGCGGCCAGAACCAGAACTTCCCGTTCGGCGGCACCGCCGTTCTGATCATGGTCGGAGTGGGCCTCGACACCGTGAAGCAGATCGAGAGCCAGCTCATGCAGCGCAACTACGAGGGATTCCTGCGTTAA
- the rplR gene encoding 50S ribosomal protein L18, which produces MAETISAKAKKRAASRVSATRRRSVTRRHARLRKKISGSAERPRLAVKRSSRHMFVQLIDDLTGHTLASASTLDADIRTLDGDKKAKAAKVGELIAGRAKEAGVSAVVFDRGGYDYHGRIAALADAAREGGLEF; this is translated from the coding sequence ATGGCCGAGACGATTTCTGCCAAGGCGAAGAAGCGCGCCGCCTCGCGGGTGTCCGCCACCCGTCGCCGGTCGGTGACCCGCCGCCACGCACGGCTCCGCAAGAAGATCAGCGGCAGCGCCGAGCGCCCGCGGCTGGCCGTCAAGCGCAGCTCGCGGCACATGTTCGTGCAGCTGATCGACGACCTGACCGGCCACACGCTGGCCTCGGCGTCGACGTTGGATGCGGACATCCGCACGCTGGACGGCGACAAGAAGGCCAAGGCGGCGAAGGTCGGCGAGCTCATCGCCGGCCGCGCCAAGGAGGCCGGCGTGAGCGCGGTCGTGTTCGACCGGGGTGGCTACGACTACCACGGCCGCATCGCGGCGCTCGCGGACGCCGCCCGTGAGGGAGGCCTCGAGTTCTGA
- a CDS encoding adenylate kinase, whose translation MRLVLVGPPGAGKGTQAVRLAETLSVPHISTGDLFRANLKEETPLGVEAKRYMDAGDLVPDEVTVAMVKDRLAQPDAAAGFILDGFPRTVSQAESLAKILAEQDTALDAVVEFAVSDDVVVDRLMGRGRSDDTEDVIRRRQQVYRDETFPLLEFYSDRLVTVDAVGEVEEITERVTGALHAAK comes from the coding sequence GTGCGACTCGTTCTTGTCGGTCCGCCGGGCGCGGGTAAGGGCACCCAGGCCGTGCGCCTGGCGGAGACGCTCTCCGTCCCGCACATCTCCACCGGAGATCTCTTCCGTGCCAACCTCAAGGAGGAGACCCCGCTGGGGGTCGAGGCGAAGCGTTACATGGACGCCGGGGACCTCGTCCCGGACGAGGTGACGGTCGCGATGGTGAAGGACCGCCTCGCGCAGCCGGACGCCGCGGCCGGGTTCATCCTCGACGGCTTCCCGCGCACCGTCTCCCAGGCCGAGTCGCTCGCCAAGATCCTGGCCGAGCAGGACACCGCGCTGGACGCGGTCGTCGAGTTCGCCGTGTCGGACGACGTCGTGGTCGACCGGCTGATGGGTCGCGGCCGGTCCGACGACACCGAGGACGTCATCCGGCGCCGCCAGCAGGTCTACCGGGACGAGACGTTCCCGCTGCTGGAGTTCTACTCCGACCGCCTCGTGACCGTCGACGCCGTCGGCGAGGTCGAGGAGATCACCGAGCGGGTCACCGGCGCCCTGCACGCCGCGAAGTAG
- the rpsE gene encoding 30S ribosomal protein S5 produces the protein MPGRTRREGGGPGGGSNDRRDRRDGGRGGAAQDKTPYIERLVTINRVAKVVKGGRRFSFTALMIVGDGDGLVGVGYGKAKEVPAAIAKGVEEAKKNFFRVPRIGGTIVHRVQGEAAAGVVLLRPASPGTGVIAGGPVRAVLECAGIHDILSKSLGSDNAINIVHATVAALKMIQRPEEVAARRGLPLEDVAPAQMMRARAAAAQAARS, from the coding sequence ATGCCGGGACGTACACGGCGCGAAGGCGGAGGGCCCGGTGGCGGAAGCAACGACCGTCGGGACCGCCGTGACGGAGGCCGTGGCGGGGCGGCCCAGGACAAGACCCCGTACATCGAGCGGCTGGTCACGATCAACCGCGTCGCCAAGGTCGTCAAGGGTGGTCGGCGCTTCAGCTTCACCGCGCTGATGATCGTCGGCGACGGCGACGGCCTGGTGGGCGTCGGCTACGGCAAGGCCAAGGAGGTGCCGGCGGCGATCGCCAAGGGCGTGGAGGAGGCGAAGAAGAACTTCTTCCGCGTCCCCCGCATCGGCGGCACCATCGTGCACCGCGTCCAGGGTGAGGCGGCCGCGGGCGTCGTCCTGCTCCGCCCGGCCAGCCCCGGTACCGGTGTCATCGCCGGCGGTCCGGTGCGCGCCGTCCTGGAGTGCGCCGGCATCCACGACATCCTGTCGAAGAGCCTGGGCAGCGACAACGCGATCAACATCGTGCACGCCACGGTGGCCGCGCTGAAGATGATCCAGCGTCCCGAGGAGGTCGCGGCCCGCCGCGGCCTGCCGCTCGAGGACGTGGCCCCCGCGCAGATGATGCGGGCCCGTGCGGCCGCCGCTCAGGCTGCGAGGTCGTGA
- a CDS encoding NAD(P) transhydrogenase subunit alpha translates to MESGGLLANIAILVLAGFVGFAVISKVPNTLHTPLMSGTNAIHGIVLLGGLIVLGELENPSVLDSVILVIAIAFGMINVIGGFLVTDRMLGMFKAKPTPPADAPAAEKAATNGKGGA, encoded by the coding sequence ATGGAGTCCGGTGGTCTGCTCGCGAACATCGCGATCCTGGTGCTGGCCGGGTTCGTGGGGTTCGCCGTCATCTCCAAGGTGCCGAACACGCTGCACACGCCCCTGATGTCCGGCACCAACGCGATCCACGGGATCGTGCTGCTGGGCGGGCTGATCGTGCTCGGCGAGCTCGAGAACCCGTCGGTCCTGGACTCGGTCATCCTGGTCATCGCGATCGCCTTCGGGATGATCAACGTGATCGGTGGGTTCCTCGTCACGGACCGGATGCTGGGCATGTTCAAGGCCAAGCCCACGCCCCCCGCCGACGCGCCGGCGGCCGAGAAGGCCGCCACCAACGGTAAGGGCGGCGCGTGA
- the rplE gene encoding 50S ribosomal protein L5, translating to MTTAEKTTPRLKARYVAEIKPELQKQFEYSNVMQIPGVVKVVVNMGVGDAARDSKLIDGALRDLATITGQKPLMRRATKSIAQFKLREGQPIGAKVTLRNDRMWEFLDRLLTIALPRIRDFRGLSATQFDGRGNYTFGLNEQSMFHEIDPDSIDRPRGMDITVVTTATTDEEGRALLRQLGFPFKEA from the coding sequence ATGACCACCGCCGAAAAGACGACGCCGCGCCTCAAGGCGCGCTACGTCGCCGAGATCAAGCCGGAGCTGCAGAAGCAGTTCGAGTACTCGAACGTCATGCAGATCCCGGGCGTCGTGAAGGTCGTCGTGAACATGGGTGTCGGAGACGCCGCCCGTGACTCGAAGCTGATCGACGGCGCGCTGCGCGACCTGGCCACCATCACCGGCCAGAAGCCGCTGATGCGCCGGGCGACCAAGTCCATCGCACAGTTCAAGCTGCGCGAGGGACAGCCGATCGGCGCGAAGGTCACCCTGCGCAACGACCGGATGTGGGAGTTCCTGGACCGGCTGCTGACGATCGCGCTGCCGCGTATCCGTGACTTCCGCGGGCTCTCGGCCACCCAGTTCGACGGCCGGGGCAACTACACCTTCGGTCTCAACGAGCAGTCGATGTTCCACGAGATCGACCCGGACTCGATCGACCGGCCGCGGGGCATGGACATCACCGTCGTGACCACCGCGACCACGGACGAGGAAGGCCGGGCGCTCCTGCGCCAGCTCGGCTTCCCCTTCAAGGAGGCCTGA
- the rpsC gene encoding 30S ribosomal protein S3, translated as MGQKINPHGFRLGITTDWKSRWYADKQYAEYVKEDVEIRKMLSKGMERAGISKVEIERTRDRVRVDIHTARPGIVIGRRGAEADRIRGNLEKLTKKQVQLNILEVKNSESDAQLVAQGVAEQLSNRVAFRRAMRKAIQSAMRSPQVKGIRVQCSGRLGGAEMSRSEFYREGRVPLHTLRADIDYGLFEARTSFGRIGVKVWIYKGDVVGGRREGAPAAAPSGDRGPRRERPARRRSGSSGTTATSTDAGRAAAEQSGGGSATAVQADSAPAENAGGES; from the coding sequence ATGGGGCAGAAGATCAACCCGCACGGGTTCCGTCTGGGCATCACCACGGACTGGAAGTCCCGCTGGTACGCGGACAAGCAGTACGCCGAGTACGTCAAGGAGGACGTCGAGATCCGCAAGATGCTCTCCAAGGGCATGGAGCGGGCCGGCATCTCCAAGGTCGAGATCGAGCGCACCCGGGACCGCGTGCGGGTGGACATCCACACCGCGCGTCCGGGCATCGTGATCGGCCGGCGCGGCGCGGAGGCGGACCGCATCCGCGGCAACCTCGAGAAGCTGACCAAGAAGCAGGTCCAGCTCAACATCCTCGAGGTCAAGAACTCCGAGTCGGACGCGCAGCTCGTGGCACAGGGTGTCGCCGAGCAGCTGTCCAACCGTGTCGCCTTCCGGCGCGCGATGCGCAAGGCGATCCAGTCGGCCATGCGCTCGCCGCAGGTCAAGGGGATCCGGGTGCAGTGCTCCGGTCGCCTCGGCGGCGCGGAGATGTCGCGCTCGGAGTTCTACCGCGAGGGTCGGGTCCCGCTGCACACGCTGCGCGCGGACATCGACTACGGCCTCTTCGAGGCCCGTACCTCCTTCGGCCGCATCGGCGTGAAGGTCTGGATCTACAAGGGTGACGTCGTGGGGGGCCGCCGTGAGGGCGCGCCCGCCGCCGCGCCGTCCGGCGACCGTGGCCCCCGCCGCGAGCGTCCCGCCCGTCGCCGTTCCGGTTCGTCCGGCACCACGGCCACGAGCACGGACGCCGGGCGCGCCGCCGCGGAGCAGTCCGGTGGCGGCAGCGCGACGGCCGTGCAGGCGGACTCGGCCCCGGCCGAGAACGCCGGTGGGGAGTCCTGA
- the rplN gene encoding 50S ribosomal protein L14, translating to MIQQESRLRVADNTGAKEILCIRVLGGSARRYAGIGDVIVATVKDAIPAAGVKRGDVVKAVIVRTVKERRRPDGSYIRFDENAAVLIKDNGEPRGTRIFGPVGRELRDRKFMRIISLAPEVL from the coding sequence GTGATCCAGCAGGAGTCGCGACTGCGCGTCGCGGACAACACCGGTGCCAAGGAGATCCTGTGCATCCGGGTGCTGGGCGGTTCGGCGCGGCGCTACGCGGGGATCGGCGACGTCATCGTCGCCACCGTGAAGGACGCCATCCCCGCGGCCGGCGTGAAGCGCGGTGACGTCGTCAAGGCGGTCATCGTGCGCACGGTCAAGGAGAGGCGTCGGCCGGACGGCAGCTACATCCGGTTCGACGAGAACGCCGCCGTCCTGATCAAGGACAACGGCGAGCCGCGAGGGACCCGCATCTTCGGCCCGGTCGGGCGCGAGCTGCGCGACCGCAAGTTCATGCGGATCATCTCCCTCGCCCCGGAGGTGCTCTGA
- the rpsH gene encoding 30S ribosomal protein S8: MTMTDPIADMLTRLRNANSAYHDQVVMPHSKLKVAIAEILQKEGYISAHHTEDAEVGQALVVELKYGRNRERSIAGLRRVSKPGLRVYAKSTNLPRVLGGLGVAIISTSHGLMTDKQAFRSGVGGEVLAYVW; encoded by the coding sequence ATGACGATGACCGATCCGATCGCAGACATGCTGACTCGTCTGCGGAACGCGAACTCGGCCTATCACGACCAGGTCGTGATGCCCCACTCCAAGCTGAAGGTCGCCATCGCGGAGATCCTTCAGAAGGAGGGCTACATCTCGGCCCACCACACCGAGGACGCAGAGGTCGGCCAGGCCCTGGTCGTCGAGCTGAAGTACGGGCGCAACCGTGAGCGGAGCATCGCCGGCTTGCGCCGGGTCTCCAAGCCCGGTCTGCGCGTGTACGCAAAGTCCACCAACCTGCCGCGCGTTCTGGGTGGCCTGGGTGTCGCGATCATCTCGACGTCCCACGGCCTCATGACCGACAAGCAGGCGTTCCGGAGCGGCGTGGGCGGGGAAGTCCTCGCCTACGTCTGGTAG
- the rpmD gene encoding 50S ribosomal protein L30 gives MADSTTGKLKVTQVRSAIGGKANQRETLKALGLRKIRQSSEWPDNAQVRGMINTVRHLVTVEEVSS, from the coding sequence ATGGCTGACTCGACGACGGGCAAGCTCAAGGTCACGCAGGTCCGCAGCGCCATCGGTGGCAAGGCGAACCAGCGCGAGACCCTCAAGGCCCTCGGCCTGCGCAAGATCCGCCAGTCCTCGGAGTGGCCGGACAACGCCCAGGTCCGCGGCATGATCAACACCGTCCGGCACCTCGTGACGGTGGAGGAGGTGAGCTCCTGA
- a CDS encoding Re/Si-specific NAD(P)(+) transhydrogenase subunit alpha produces the protein MSAEAAGPRPENRPPGRTTVGVPRESGAGERRVALVPKVVEKLVSRGVEIVVESGAGLGALIPDEVYLEAGATVGDPWGCDVVVKVAPPTAEEIGRLRSGASYIGFLAPLTSPETVEALRGAGVSGFAMEAVPRISRAQSMDALSSQANVAGYKAVLLAAERSTRFFPMLTTAAGTVKPAQALILGVGVAGLQALATAKRLGARTTGYDVRPEVADQVRSLGAQWLDLGIEAVGEGGYARELTEDERVEQQARLEEAITGFDVVITTANVPGRTAPTLVTAKAVEGMRPGSVVVDMAGESGGNCALTEPGEVVVKHDVTIASPLNLPATMPEHASELYSRNVSSLLELMLDDEGALAPDFGDEVLAKSCVTRTEGDA, from the coding sequence ATGAGTGCAGAAGCCGCAGGGCCGCGGCCGGAGAACCGGCCCCCGGGGCGGACGACCGTCGGGGTGCCGCGGGAGTCGGGTGCCGGGGAGCGCCGGGTCGCGCTGGTCCCGAAGGTCGTCGAGAAGCTGGTCTCCCGCGGGGTCGAGATCGTCGTCGAGTCCGGGGCCGGGCTGGGCGCGCTGATCCCCGACGAGGTGTACCTCGAGGCGGGCGCCACCGTCGGGGACCCGTGGGGGTGCGATGTCGTCGTGAAGGTCGCCCCACCGACGGCCGAGGAGATCGGCCGGCTCAGGTCCGGGGCGAGCTACATCGGCTTCCTGGCGCCGCTCACGTCCCCGGAGACCGTCGAGGCGCTGCGCGGCGCGGGCGTCAGCGGGTTCGCGATGGAGGCCGTCCCGCGGATCTCCCGCGCGCAGTCCATGGACGCGCTCTCCTCGCAGGCCAACGTGGCGGGCTACAAGGCCGTGCTGCTCGCGGCCGAGCGCTCCACCCGCTTCTTCCCGATGCTCACCACCGCCGCCGGAACCGTGAAGCCGGCGCAGGCGCTGATCCTGGGGGTCGGCGTCGCGGGCCTGCAGGCACTGGCAACCGCCAAGCGGCTGGGCGCCCGCACCACCGGCTACGACGTGCGGCCCGAGGTGGCGGACCAGGTCCGCTCGCTCGGCGCGCAGTGGCTGGACCTCGGGATCGAGGCGGTCGGCGAGGGCGGCTACGCCCGCGAGCTCACCGAGGACGAGCGGGTCGAGCAGCAGGCACGCCTCGAGGAGGCGATCACCGGCTTCGACGTCGTCATCACCACGGCGAACGTCCCGGGCCGCACCGCACCCACGCTCGTCACCGCCAAGGCCGTGGAGGGCATGCGGCCGGGGAGCGTGGTCGTCGACATGGCGGGGGAGAGCGGCGGGAACTGCGCGCTCACCGAGCCCGGCGAGGTCGTCGTCAAGCACGACGTCACGATCGCGTCCCCGCTCAACCTCCCGGCGACGATGCCGGAGCACGCCTCCGAGCTCTACTCCCGCAACGTCTCCTCGCTGCTGGAACTGATGCTCGACGACGAGGGCGCCCTGGCGCCGGACTTCGGCGACGAGGTCCTCGCGAAGTCCTGCGTGACCCGCACGGAAGGGGACGCCTGA
- the rplP gene encoding 50S ribosomal protein L16, whose protein sequence is MLIPRRVKHRKQHRPHRTGASTGGTRVTFGDFGIQALEPAYVTNRQIESARIAINRHIKRGGKVWINVFPDRPLTKKPAETRMGSGKGSPEKWVTNVKPGRVLFEMSYPNEQTAREALRRAIHKLPMKCRIVTREGGDI, encoded by the coding sequence ATGCTGATTCCACGCAGAGTCAAGCACCGCAAGCAGCACCGTCCGCACCGGACGGGCGCCTCGACCGGTGGGACCCGCGTCACCTTCGGTGACTTCGGGATCCAGGCGCTGGAGCCGGCCTACGTCACCAACCGCCAGATCGAGTCGGCGCGTATCGCGATCAACCGGCACATCAAGCGTGGTGGCAAGGTCTGGATCAACGTCTTCCCGGACCGCCCCCTGACCAAGAAGCCCGCCGAGACCCGCATGGGTTCCGGTAAGGGTTCCCCCGAGAAGTGGGTGACCAACGTGAAGCCCGGGCGGGTGCTCTTCGAGATGAGCTACCCGAACGAGCAGACCGCGCGCGAGGCCCTGCGTCGCGCCATCCACAAGCTGCCCATGAAGTGCCGGATCGTGACCCGTGAGGGTGGTGACATCTGA
- a CDS encoding type Z 30S ribosomal protein S14, with protein MAKKALRIKAEKTPKFKVRGYTRCQKCGRPRAVLRKFGLCRICVRQMAHAGELPGVHKSSW; from the coding sequence ATGGCGAAGAAGGCGCTTCGGATCAAGGCGGAGAAGACGCCGAAGTTCAAGGTCCGCGGCTACACCCGCTGCCAGAAGTGCGGCCGGCCCCGCGCCGTGCTGCGCAAGTTCGGCCTGTGCCGCATCTGCGTGCGCCAGATGGCGCACGCGGGCGAGCTGCCGGGTGTGCACAAGAGCAGCTGGTAG
- the map gene encoding type I methionyl aminopeptidase translates to MTGTRGGVRGALARIRGRDIELKSPGEIQAMRAAGSLVATTLAAVVDLAKPGVSTAELDALAEQTIRDAGAVPSFKGYHGFPGSICASVNDQIVHGIPSGRQVLADGDLVSVDCGAILDGWHGDSAVTIPVGTVSAADLALSRACENAMYAGIEAVRPGGRLTDISYAIQESCRAAANQDGADYGIVAEYGGHGIGTSMHMDPFLPNHGDPGHGPRLRTGMALAIEPMLTAGDPETRELADGWTVVTEHGGRAVHWEHTVAVTDDGYRILTALPD, encoded by the coding sequence GTGACCGGGACGAGAGGCGGCGTACGCGGCGCACTGGCCAGGATCCGGGGGCGGGACATCGAGCTGAAGTCCCCCGGTGAGATCCAGGCGATGCGGGCGGCCGGGTCCCTGGTGGCCACCACGCTCGCCGCGGTCGTCGACCTGGCGAAGCCGGGCGTCTCCACCGCGGAGCTTGACGCGCTGGCGGAGCAGACCATCCGCGACGCCGGCGCCGTCCCGTCGTTCAAGGGCTACCACGGGTTCCCGGGCAGCATCTGCGCGTCGGTGAACGACCAGATCGTGCACGGGATCCCGTCGGGCCGGCAGGTCCTGGCTGACGGCGACCTCGTCTCGGTGGACTGCGGAGCGATCCTCGACGGGTGGCACGGCGACTCCGCCGTGACCATCCCGGTCGGGACGGTCTCGGCCGCGGACCTCGCGCTCTCCCGGGCGTGCGAGAACGCGATGTACGCCGGGATCGAGGCGGTCCGGCCCGGGGGCCGGCTCACCGACATCTCCTACGCGATCCAGGAGTCCTGCCGCGCCGCGGCGAACCAGGACGGCGCGGACTACGGGATCGTCGCCGAGTACGGCGGCCACGGCATCGGGACGTCGATGCACATGGACCCGTTCCTGCCGAACCACGGGGACCCGGGCCACGGCCCGAGGCTGCGCACGGGGATGGCGCTCGCCATCGAACCGATGCTGACCGCGGGAGACCCCGAGACCCGCGAGCTCGCGGACGGCTGGACCGTCGTCACCGAACACGGTGGGCGCGCCGTGCACTGGGAGCACACCGTCGCCGTCACCGACGACGGGTACCGGATCCTCACCGCACTCCCGGACTGA
- the rpsQ gene encoding 30S ribosomal protein S17, with amino-acid sequence MSENTSTRGERKVREGLVVSDKMDKTIVVTLEDRVKHPLYGKVIRRTSKVKAHDEANTAGVGDRVRLMETRPTSATKRWRLVEILEKAK; translated from the coding sequence ATGAGTGAGAACACCAGCACGCGCGGGGAGCGGAAGGTCCGCGAGGGCCTGGTCGTGTCCGACAAGATGGACAAGACCATCGTGGTCACTCTCGAGGACCGCGTGAAGCACCCGCTGTACGGCAAGGTCATCCGCCGGACCAGCAAGGTCAAGGCGCACGACGAGGCCAACACGGCCGGCGTGGGCGACCGCGTCCGGCTGATGGAGACCCGACCCACGTCGGCCACCAAGCGGTGGCGGCTGGTCGAGATCCTGGAGAAGGCGAAGTGA
- the rplX gene encoding 50S ribosomal protein L24: MKVKKGDTVLVIAGKDKGAKGKVIQAYPERDRVLVEGVNRIKKHTRVSQNQRGAQSGGIVTQEAAIHVSNVMVVDADGKPTRVGKSVVETEDGKAKRVRISRKSGKEI, from the coding sequence ATGAAGGTCAAGAAGGGCGACACCGTCCTGGTGATCGCGGGTAAGGACAAGGGAGCGAAGGGCAAGGTCATCCAGGCCTACCCGGAGCGCGACCGCGTCCTGGTCGAGGGCGTCAACCGGATCAAGAAGCACACCCGGGTGAGCCAGAACCAGCGCGGCGCCCAGTCGGGCGGGATCGTGACCCAGGAGGCGGCAATCCACGTCTCCAACGTCATGGTCGTCGACGCCGACGGGAAGCCGACTCGCGTCGGCAAGTCCGTCGTCGAGACCGAGGACGGCAAGGCGAAGCGTGTCCGGATCTCCCGCAAGTCCGGGAAGGAGATCTGA
- the rplO gene encoding 50S ribosomal protein L15 translates to MTDSIKVHHLRPAPGAKTAKTRVGRGEGSKGKTAGRGTKGTKARKNVSPAFEGGQMPLHMRLPKLKGFKNRFRVEYQVVNVGDLAVLFPEGGTVGPEELVAAGAVRKNQPVKVLGTGDLDGVKLTVSANAFSGSAREKIAAAGGSVTEL, encoded by the coding sequence ATGACCGACTCCATCAAGGTCCACCACCTGCGTCCGGCCCCCGGAGCCAAGACCGCGAAGACCCGTGTGGGTCGCGGTGAAGGCAGCAAGGGCAAGACCGCCGGTCGTGGTACCAAGGGCACCAAGGCCCGGAAGAACGTGTCTCCGGCCTTCGAGGGCGGGCAGATGCCGCTGCACATGCGGCTGCCCAAGCTCAAGGGCTTCAAGAACCGTTTCCGGGTCGAGTACCAGGTCGTGAACGTCGGCGACCTCGCGGTCCTCTTCCCCGAGGGCGGCACCGTCGGACCGGAGGAGCTGGTCGCGGCCGGCGCCGTCCGGAAGAACCAGCCGGTCAAGGTGCTGGGGACCGGCGACCTCGACGGCGTGAAGCTGACCGTCAGCGCGAACGCCTTCTCCGGGTCCGCCCGCGAGAAGATCGCCGCTGCCGGTGGCTCGGTCACCGAGCTGTAG
- the rpmC gene encoding 50S ribosomal protein L29, translated as MAATTAAELRELSDEELVLRVRESKEELFNLRFQMATGQLDNNRRLRTVRHDIARVYTIMRERELGLSAAPSDDEGAA; from the coding sequence ATGGCCGCCACGACTGCTGCCGAGCTGCGTGAGCTGAGCGACGAGGAGCTCGTGCTGCGGGTCCGGGAGTCCAAGGAGGAGCTGTTCAACCTCCGCTTCCAGATGGCGACCGGGCAGCTGGACAACAACCGGCGGCTGCGTACCGTCCGGCACGACATCGCGCGGGTCTACACGATCATGCGTGAGCGCGAGCTGGGCCTCTCGGCCGCCCCGAGCGACGATGAGGGCGCGGCATGA